The Marivirga tractuosa DSM 4126 genome contains the following window.
GTTTAGGCGGGGCTGAAATGGCACGTACCGAAATGTATAAAGAAGGTAGAATTCCTTTGCATACATTGAGGGCAGATATCGACTATGAAACAACTCCAGCACATACAATTTATGGAACAATTGGTGTGAAAGTGTGGGTTTTCAAAGGAGAGGTTTTCGGCAAGAGAGACTTGTCGCTTAATGTTGGGGCAGGCGCACCTGGTAATAAAGGTGGTGGCCCGGCTAATAATAGAAGAAGTGAACGTCCTAAAAGAAAGCGTAAATAGGCGCTTTCTTGGTAAAAGATTTTTAGAAAATGTTACAGCCAAAAAGAACAAAATTTAGGAAAAAGCAAAAGGGTAGAGTAAAAGGAATTGCTCAGAGAGGTCATAGAATTGCCTTCGGAAGTTTTGCTTTAAAGTCACTGGAGCCGGGTTGGATTACCAGTAGACAGATAGAGGCAGCAAGGATTGCCATGACTAGAGCAATGAAAAGACAGGGTCAAGTTTGGATTCGTATTTTTCCTGACAAACCGATTACCAAAAAGCCTGCTGAAGTTAGGATGGGTAAAGGTAAAGGTGCTCCAGAATATTGGGTAGCAACCGTTAAGCCTGGAACAATCATGTTTGAAGCTGGAGGTGTATCAATGGCGGATGCCAAAGAGGCACTAAGATTAGCTGCACAGAAATTGCCAGTGAAAACCAAGTTTTCAGTAAGAAGGGATTACTCAGAAAATATAGTATCATGAAAAACGCTGATATTAAAAAATTATCCATTG
Protein-coding sequences here:
- the rplP gene encoding 50S ribosomal protein L16, whose translation is MLQPKRTKFRKKQKGRVKGIAQRGHRIAFGSFALKSLEPGWITSRQIEAARIAMTRAMKRQGQVWIRIFPDKPITKKPAEVRMGKGKGAPEYWVATVKPGTIMFEAGGVSMADAKEALRLAAQKLPVKTKFSVRRDYSENIVS